Proteins encoded by one window of bacterium:
- a CDS encoding DUF393 domain-containing protein: MPRYYLIYDDSCPICLASIDRLRKIDTLGIVELVPLSDPRLPHGQSLPPQHELKNAVHLFDDSGQMYRGAEAVAQVMSIFPTTAWISRIMGWPGIRQLARVIYGVVARNRVKLSKAVAR, translated from the coding sequence ATGCCTCGCTACTACCTCATCTACGATGATAGCTGTCCGATCTGTCTGGCCTCGATAGATCGATTGAGAAAGATCGATACACTCGGGATTGTTGAGCTTGTTCCACTCTCCGATCCGCGACTTCCGCACGGCCAGAGCCTGCCGCCGCAGCATGAATTGAAGAACGCAGTTCACCTATTTGATGATTCCGGTCAAATGTATCGCGGTGCGGAAGCTGTGGCGCAGGTGATGTCGATTTTTCCAACGACGGCGTGGATCAGCAGGATAATGGGCTGGCCGGGAATACGTCAGCTCGCGCGAGTGATATATGGTGTAGTAGCGAGAAACAGGGTGAAGCTCTCGAAAGCCGTGGCGCGGTAG
- a CDS encoding inositol-phosphate phosphatase, giving the protein MSRFLQVAMEAVNAMERVTVEYYYKKPKVRTKADKSPVTIADISAEKAAIKVIRKHFPNHAIFGEESGHRKTSSEFTWIIDPIDGTRNYIAGIPLWGNLIALAHDEHVVLGISNVPLLNERLWAERGSGAMLNGNRVTVSAKSSLRDAMISFSSVNSFHKSKREPNLLNLLHATARQRAFGDLWPYHLLASGRLEIVIEAQIKPVDVAPFVCIIEEAGGSTSDLFGRPFSLGIKTFAATNGKLHQKVIKHFRK; this is encoded by the coding sequence ATGTCCAGATTTCTGCAGGTAGCCATGGAGGCGGTCAACGCGATGGAGCGTGTGACGGTTGAATATTACTACAAGAAACCGAAAGTCCGCACCAAAGCCGACAAGTCACCGGTCACGATCGCCGATATCTCCGCCGAAAAGGCCGCCATCAAGGTCATCAGGAAGCATTTCCCGAATCATGCCATTTTTGGCGAAGAATCCGGCCACCGCAAGACCAGCTCGGAATTCACCTGGATAATCGACCCGATCGATGGCACCCGGAATTATATCGCCGGAATCCCACTCTGGGGAAACTTGATCGCCCTGGCGCACGATGAACATGTCGTACTGGGGATATCCAATGTCCCACTCCTCAATGAACGGCTCTGGGCAGAACGCGGCTCCGGCGCCATGCTGAACGGCAACCGGGTTACTGTCTCTGCCAAATCTTCACTTCGCGATGCTATGATCAGTTTTAGCTCGGTCAACTCATTTCATAAGTCCAAACGTGAACCAAACCTGCTCAATCTACTCCATGCGACAGCACGCCAGCGCGCCTTCGGAGATCTCTGGCCGTATCATCTGTTGGCATCGGGAAGATTGGAGATTGTAATTGAGGCTCAGATCAAGCCGGTTGATGTTGCCCCGTTTGTCTGCATCATCGAAGAAGCAGGTGGTTCTACCTCGGACCTTTTCGGAAGACCATTCTCTCTGGGGATCAAAACATTCGCCGCGACCAATGGGAAGTTACACCAGAAGGTGATCAAACACTTCCGGAAGTAA
- a CDS encoding type III polyketide synthase, with product MPKICGVTIALPPYRVPQSEAAQFAQHHFGTKIGDLHRMMQVFANAGINTRYFSRPVNWHLEPHTIAEKNEVYIESATNLCLDASRRLLERNHLAPTEIDYIIYVNTTGLATPSIDARLINLLGCRQDIRRTPIWGLGCAGGVAGLSHAYHHALGHPRDRILLVAAELCGLTFIPDDFSRSNLVATALFGEGAAAVLVCGDEVSLGGYSILGTQSRFYPDSLDVMGWHVVSQGLQVVFAQRIPDIVAANAKQDFSDFLNKHELRMDDIKAYLFHPGGMKVIDAYRQALGFTGNELALSEEILRDYGNMSSVSVLFVLERFMQRQSDPGGHGLISALGPGFCSESMLISL from the coding sequence ATGCCGAAGATCTGCGGAGTCACCATCGCTCTCCCTCCCTATCGGGTGCCGCAATCCGAGGCGGCTCAGTTTGCGCAACACCATTTCGGCACAAAGATCGGCGACCTGCACCGCATGATGCAGGTCTTTGCCAACGCAGGTATCAACACCCGCTATTTCAGTCGGCCGGTGAACTGGCACCTTGAACCGCATACGATCGCTGAGAAAAACGAAGTCTACATCGAGTCGGCCACCAACCTCTGTCTCGATGCTTCCCGCCGCCTTCTCGAACGTAATCACCTCGCGCCGACTGAAATTGACTACATCATCTATGTCAACACTACCGGTCTGGCCACGCCGTCAATCGATGCCCGCCTGATAAACCTGCTCGGTTGCAGGCAGGATATCCGACGGACCCCGATCTGGGGTCTCGGATGTGCTGGCGGTGTTGCTGGTCTCTCCCACGCCTATCATCATGCGCTGGGGCACCCGCGCGATCGGATCCTGCTGGTGGCCGCCGAACTCTGCGGCCTGACGTTTATTCCCGATGATTTCTCTCGAAGCAATCTGGTCGCTACCGCCCTCTTTGGCGAAGGAGCCGCCGCTGTGCTGGTCTGCGGCGATGAGGTCTCCCTTGGGGGATATTCGATCCTTGGCACCCAGAGCCGCTTTTACCCCGATTCACTCGATGTCATGGGCTGGCATGTTGTGTCACAGGGGCTGCAGGTCGTTTTTGCCCAGCGCATCCCGGATATTGTCGCGGCCAACGCAAAACAGGATTTTTCGGATTTCCTGAACAAGCATGAGCTGCGAATGGATGATATCAAGGCCTATCTATTCCACCCCGGCGGGATGAAGGTCATCGATGCATACCGTCAGGCACTCGGCTTCACCGGCAACGAACTCGCCTTATCAGAAGAGATCCTTCGTGACTACGGCAATATGTCGTCCGTCTCAGTCCTTTTTGTCCTCGAACGCTTCATGCAGCGGCAATCCGATCCGGGCGGCCATGGCCTCATCTCGGCGCTCGGCCCTGGATTCTGCTCCGAGTCAATGCTCATTTCACTCTGA
- a CDS encoding cupin domain-containing protein encodes MPVVKYTDMKMTEINMTGVSKATKCNVIGGTEGWTDHTLRVFRLQPGGFTPRHQHDWEHINHIVKGRGRLRIGDQVHELTEKDFAFVPPNTEHQFENPYDEEFEFICIVPNRGNY; translated from the coding sequence ATGCCTGTCGTCAAATATACTGACATGAAAATGACCGAGATCAATATGACCGGTGTCTCCAAAGCGACCAAGTGCAATGTCATCGGCGGCACCGAGGGCTGGACCGACCACACTCTCCGCGTTTTCCGCCTCCAGCCCGGTGGCTTCACCCCCCGTCACCAGCATGACTGGGAACATATCAATCATATCGTCAAAGGTCGCGGACGTCTCCGGATCGGCGATCAGGTGCATGAACTGACCGAAAAGGATTTCGCCTTCGTCCCGCCGAATACCGAACATCAGTTTGAGAATCCGTACGACGAAGAATTCGAGTTCATCTGTATTGTACCGAATCGCGGCAACTACTAA